A window of Amaranthus tricolor cultivar Red isolate AtriRed21 chromosome 8, ASM2621246v1, whole genome shotgun sequence genomic DNA:
GAAAAATACTCACCCAAATCCCTTTTTCTAATAACCTTACCCAAATCCCTCTCCAACCCGTTTCATTAAACCCATACTCGTATCATTTTTCTAATCTTCacccaaataataaaataaaccaacttaATTTGTTTCTCTACCTTTTATCTAAATCCGAAAAgttgaaaattaattatgaaaattttgcataatagattatcaaaattttctttgttaaatcaaaaaatcaactaGCAGACTTTCTATTAAAGGCGATTGGATTCgaaaagttaaaaattattgTGCACGTTCGGTTTTGGTGATCCcgagacctaacttgagggggtgTGTAGGAAAATAGgaagtagaataaaataaagatattatttcagaatattatgttttagttttaggaaattaacatattttttatattagaatattaaggttattttatttcctaattatttaggtttaggttaatattttgttttcttattttagtCCTTATTACTTGAATAAATAGAGGTAGTACCTCTCATTATTATTCAACACAAGCCAAGTATTCAAAACCTAAATCAATCTTTATTTTCGCATAATGATTTTCTACACAATTAACTAAGACTTGAATTAACATCTATAATGACAAGCTGGGAGCTACAGAGTAGGGATAGACTAATAGGAGCTATTTTAGACCGCTCGACAATGCGAGCTCGATCCACTAATTTAATCCACCATCAAGTgtcaactttaaaaaattaggcAAGCGATGGAAAAAAGGCCCCTCGACCCGAGTCACTTTGCTCAACCAGGTCGATCGGATCCCATGTACATCTGGAGAGTGAAGTGCGTTCTGCCAATTTACAAAAACTATTGGAATTGAGTTGCTATTCGCTCAATCTGAGCAATTTCGCTCGACCAAGTCGAGCAATCTTTAGAATAAATCAACTCAACTTGTGTCTCCAAACTAAGCCATCTACATGGTAGAGCCAGCTTGACTCGGCCTATTGTTAGTCGAGTGGGGGTAAAATTTGGCTTATAAAAATAGGGTTTGAATGTGGAGTACAACAAGAATAATATTTCATTATCCCGAAGTCATTAAGTGGCTTCTATATAGGGTGGCGTTTGAAAGTGCCCAACATTCATAATTTTatccttgttaatgataaaactgacaaaaaaattgaatttgattgacTTTTAATAACAAACGTTATTTGCGACTTCACATTATTGTTGCCCTAATAGATGACCAATTAGATGACCAATTACATACATGATACAACTCTTATaggaagaaaaatgaaaaaaaaataaaaataatacaataagTATACCAACAAGAATCATTTAGTAGAGGTGGCATGATTTCGAAGCAATTCAACGACTCTTCTCATGGAGGGTCTACTAAGAGGAGATGGTGCAGTACAGAGGATAGCAACTTCAATAACTTTCTTAATCTCTTTGTAGTTGCATGTAGCTTGATTCATTCTTGGgtctaaaacttggtttgcaGAATCAAAATCACAAGACTCTGCTGCTAATTCTCTCAACCATTTCACTATGTCCTTATTCTCCCCCAACCTTGACTCATTTGGTCGCTTCCCTGTTACTAGCTCTATTAGCACTACTCCAAAGCTATACACGTCGCTCTTTTCTGTCACTTTGAGTGTgtatccatattctgcaaattAAGTTCACATACAACATTAAGTAcaaacatttatttatagtttataCTGCAATCTTCGTTCTATTATACTTACTACTGACGGTGACATTTTTCCACATAACATGTCATAATCGAATGCGAGTATTTCAGAAGAGATAAAGTATTACAAAAAATCATAACCACATCATTTGATGCGATGAAAACCAAAAACCACAAGGTTATGTTTTAGTGACATTTTAATGTAGTACATATTTAATATTTGGGATATAAACTAGTAGTGATATTTTTCTTAAACATATTAAAAGATGAAATTCAATGAAACACATGTATCCCTTACATTAAATATGTGCCCTAAAAAGATTATTGttcccaaataaaaataaatttcacatTTTCACCATCTTAATGGTTTTCTTAAATTTTACATCTAATGTATAAATGTATTATTAAATAAGGTTAAATTTAAACGCATTTcatttgataattaaattaaatacaacaCATAGTATTTATAAGAGAAAATTActgtaaataattaaacattttaaattttcccCAATAATAACATTTCTTCCGTTCCAAAATAATTGCAAcattaaggtttttaaactaTTCATTCAtcttattaatttgtatttagtttttaatcgataagttaaaacataatttaatgGGATGTTATTGGATTTGTCTCAAttcaaggattattaatattcaatttttatattttttaatgtatatatttaaagatattaagggtCGAATTAATACATTGGAATACGTAAAAAACAATTGttgcaagtattttagaacggaggTAGTACCAAATATTGATTAACTTTGAATGATACCGAGTAATGAGAGTATTCAACTTCATATCGGTCCAATGTTAACCGTTTAGCATTAGATCACATGTCATATCAAGCATTCAAAAATAACagacaaatattttaaaacagagAAAGTAATTAAATATTGAATGATACCAACTAATAAGAGTGTTTTAACTTGGTGTCGGTCCAATGCTAAGTGGTCAAGTATTAGGTCACATGTCATGTCAAGCATTCAAGCATAACAGACAAGAAGTAATGGTCCGAAAATCAAGCGAAAATTTATCAAACTCCGCTCATTCAGAAGGGGAGTATGCAACATTCCTACCAGCCTACAACTGGAGTATCAATAATGATCAAGTTGTCCTATGGCTACAAGACAGGGAATCCCTTGTATGTTATCAATTATCTAGGCTATCTGATAGACTCATGACATTAATGTCACAATAATCACAACAGCTAGTGGATAAGATGTAGACGAACCCTCCTTTTCTAAGGGTTATCTTTAGAATATTTCATGTGGAGAAAGTAAAATTTTTGGTGATGATCACTAATCTAGTGTTTTGTAAAAATCAGATTAGGAAAAAAATGTAGTGAACGAATTATATTTGTACcctttcaagaaaaaaaaacaggAGAAATACAcgcaattaaataaaatctccATGTAAACAGAGTCCAACAACATGCGAAAGTGAACTTTTATAAAAGTGAAAATATACTTTTCAAtgatttttcatgatttataaaTGTTAAGACTCAATTATATTTGAAAACGTTGCAAAAAGCCAAATGTAACAATATTCACAATGAGTTCCTAACTTCCTACATGTAAGTAAGAATCTTTTAATAAATAGGCAAGATTAAACTAAGAATAAGTAATCATGTTATAACAACAGTCaacagatgaagatgaaaatcATTTAAGCTTACCAGGTGCAATGTAGCCACAAGAACCAGCAAATCGTGACATGGGTGCGATACTCTCTATGTCTCCTGGCCTTATTAATGCCTTAGCGAGACCAAAATCAGCAATCTTTGGCATGAGCTTGTTGTCAAGCAATATATTATTAGATTTCACATCACGATGAATGATGGATGGGACACAATCATGGTGCAAATAAGCCAACCCTTGAGCCGATCCCAATGCGATTGCATAACGTCGAGGCCAATCCAACAACACACCACCCTTTTCTCCGTGCAAAACATCACCTAAGCTCCCATTTGCCATATACTCATACCCTAATAGCCTAAATTCTTCTCCTATACAACTAAACAACAATTTCACAATATTTTCATGACGTATATTTCCCAATATCTCAACCTCTGACTTGAACAATAAATTCATATCTAAATCTTTATCTCTATCGCTCCACAACTTTTTAACCGCTATAGATTGACCCGACTTAAGTGTAACCATATATACTCTACCAGACCCACCAGAACCAATCACATTATTTTCAATGAGGTGTGAAAATATTTCTTCCTCATTAAACCCAATTCTTTGGAAAAAAGTAATTTTATAAGGACAATTTTTCCTTAACTCACTATTTGATTGGACTTTGGATACATAGAGCAAGAAAAGAGAGGTTAAGACAACAAAAGCTAAAACAGCTAAAAATGAAGCCAATAAAAAAGAAGCAGGTGCAGGTTTTGGGCAAGAAGAAAGGCCTTTTAGATCCGAACTACAAAGTCTCGGGTTACCCGACAAACTGCTAACGTAAAATTCACGGTTAAACCGACCCGGAACTTTTCCCTCCAACTGATTATTTGAAAGATTAAACTGGTTTAGTTTAAGGTTGGTCAATTCCACCGGAATCTCgccagaaaataaattattcgaTAAATCTAAGTATGTTAAAACTGGCAAATTGCCTAGTTGACTCGGAATCTCGCCGGAAAAATAGTTTCTAGACAAATTTAATTCTGTTAATTGAATCCATGAACTCACATTTCTCGGAAACTCACCGGAAAATTTATTCCCCTGTAAGTCAATTTCTTGTAAATTCTTCAATGTGGTTATACAATTAGGCAATTCCCCACTGAAATTGTTTTCACCCAAATGAAGAACAGTTAATACACTTAATTTGCATATTTCTAAAGGTAGATTTCCAGAGAATAAATTACcagatatttgaatttttgtcaattttcctGAATTAGAAATTGTAGAAGGAAGCTTACCTTGGAAATAATTGTTAGTTAGCTCAACAAAAAACAGTTGAGGTAAGCCCCAGAAACTCTGAGCAATTTCACcggaaaaattgttgttttggatCCTTACATATCCTAATGAATTGCAATTTCCGTAAGTTTCCGGGAAATTACCCGAAAATTTGTTGTTGAAGGCGATTATTTGCTCTAAATTCTTCCCATTGCAAAGATTTGCTGGAAATTCACCGgaaaaattatttgttgaaaCATCAAATTCTATCAACATCGAATTTAATCCCAAATTCGCAGGTAACTCGCCGGAAAAACTGTTATTAAAGAGCTTCAATTGAAATAGATTCTTATTTTCTGCTAAAATTGCTGGTATCTTCCCCTGTAGAAGATTATCGTTAAGATTAAGTGATGCTAATGGTAATGCAGCGAGACTTTCCGGTAAAGTTCCGACGAGATTATTCTGTGAAGCGTCGAAATTAACCAAACCCTTTAAATTTCCCAAACTTGCCGGCAATTGACCTGATAATTGGTTATCAAAAAGCtccaattgaaataaatttgtcAGATTATCAATACACGAAGGAATCTCCCCGGAGAGAGAATTCGTCGCGACATCAAAGTTTCTCAATgattttaacaaacaaatagATTCCGGAATCTTCCCGACTAGATTCGACGCAGTGAGCCAAAGAATCTGGAGGTTCGAGAACTTTCCAATATAACTCGGAATCACGGAGGCTTGAAACGGGTTGTAAGCGAGTTCAAGGTGTGTCAACTCAGTTAAATTCGTAAGAAACTCGGGGATAGGATTTCCAGTAATCGAGTTACTATCTAGACGAAGAACTCTAAGAGAGAACAAACTCGAAAAACTTCGGGGAATATCACCGGAGAAGTTGTTTACCGAAAAATCAACTACATAAAGAGAAGAAAACTCCGGTGAAAACACCGGAAGTTCGCCGGAAAAGTTATTATCAGAAATGTTAAGAGAGTGAAGATGAGAGCAGAGAGAAAGGGAAACAAAGCCATGAAAGAGATTGGAAGAAATGGAAAGGTTACGAAGAGAAGGAATACGGCAGAAACCGGAAGGGAATGTTCCAGAAAGTTCTAGATTATCGAGATTGACGGCGGTTACTTGGTGAAGAGAATTACAGGTAATGCCAGTCCAGTTACAGTGATTGGAAGGTTGTGGAAATGGATGATCGTGGTTTGGTAGTACCCAGTTTGAGAGACCGTTATGGTCGTCGGTTATTTGGTCGTTTTTGACACGAATAAGGATTACTGAGTCGGTTGTGGCGGTTAAAGATGCAAATGAGGAGATGAAGTaattgaggaagaagaaggagaagaaatgAGAGGAAGCCATTTCTGGGTTTTTGTATGGATTATGAACTTTGTGGTTGGTATATGAGGAGTGTAGAGGTAAGAAGATGTATTACTCCCGGCCCCCGGATAAGGATATTTTGAAtggaaaaacaataataaagagggaaaaaaaatttaacacgAGTGATCAATGATTCACCATATACATGAATTATGCATTAAAAGTGTTTGTAAATCAATAGATAAAGCATCTATATGTTGAGTTAAAGATTTAGAGTTTGACCCCTATTGGGGCGCAAGTATCAGTTGAGTGTTTCTTGACTGCACGCATCCTCTTTACTCTCTCTTTAAGAGAAACATGTATGATATGTtcgcatctttcaggaaaaaaaaaaaccatcttCATTTAAGGTTGTCTAATTTTGAATGATCTCTTACAAATTTAAGAGTAGCTCAAAATTAATCTTTTCTATAGATGATTAGAATTGAACTCTTTTTGAGAGtcataagagaaaaaaataaaagtcttCAACTAATAGGATTCAGGTTCTCAGATCAAAGGAGCTTGAGAagtaactttatttttattttagacaaTTATATTTCTTGTTTTCGTAAcgaatttttctaatttatatcaatttttttgatataattagCTTTGgtcaatataattttaaaagtttttaatttttatggtcttcacatatttttcactattttattttaacaattttataataTTCATAACTCTCACATATTGTTCACTAAAATtactttaacatttttttaatgttgtgtTTTCCATTTTTCTTCcgctaattttattttatatattttttaatgcttatttctacgattttttctttattaactttattatttaaaaaaataatatttttatcacCTAAAAGATTTATAATCtatgtaaatattttatacGAGAACATCAAATAGTAACGCTGAGTAAAGTTAGGCAAAGCTAAGAAAGGAGGAGCTCAAAAATGAGCTTTTTTTGAGCTTTAGTCGGTAGAAGTGTGAAATAGAGAGCAAGTTAGGCATGATTAGTGAAATTACTAAAAAGTGTACAACTACAAAGAGATGTATGTGCTTATTATTCCAACTTGTTTAAGGTGGAGAACAAGTGTGATTGTGTGAAGGTGAACGTGATTTGTGTTCAATCTTCCTCTTTATCAAGCTGTCAGTACCAAAGTGTGTAGATGAAGGATTGTAAGTAAATATATGCACATAGATCTAGGCATTTAGCCGTCTAGATTTGCCTTTTTTTtcctatatattttatttttatccgaTACTCCATGAGcacattattttatttgttagaaaaaaattaattaaatctatTTGATTGTGGTTTGGGAAGTTCCAAACCTATTAATTCTCTCCTAAGCAAAACTAAATCAAGACTAAATTAATTCCAATTCCAATAGCAATCTTATTAATTTTCTCAAATCCCTAAACTAAACATCTGTAAGACTAACGACGGGGGACTTAAAGAGACCGACGACAAACTACCATCCATGCCAACCGCCGGCTTCCCACCACAGACATTAATTTGAGGTATATATGTATTACAATAttcaatgtattattttttacattaaaaaGTCACTTGACTTTCTATGATAGATCACAAGGATGATGCTAACAACAAATCACAAGGATAAGCCATCTTCGACAAAcatctttattgattttgacttttAGACTTAATTGAGATTTTTTGTTGTCTGTTGAAGTATTTCCTTTTTGGATATTTTACTCTTTCTGTAACACTTGtgagattttttaaatttgtttaacgCATATATTTCCTTGACAAAACAATCTTATCAGGAATTACCAAACCAAAAAAATGTAGCTTAGTAAAACTATTTGATTATATGAACACcattttggaaattaagttgTAAAGAACACCAAAgttggaaattttttatttttcaaccttAATTAGGCAAATCACTcctctttgagagacatatctcaagtccagcccattaaagattgatgcctacttatcgtattcttaatgcctatttacattatccttaatgcttaatTATCGTATCCTTGATgcttactttcaatatcttaaatgtctatttacatcattcttaatgcctacttacaatattttaaaaaatatataatgggcccaattagagatggtatctcacaagaatttgtgtttaattatttatatgataAATTATGCGCAATAAATTATACTtactcctattcaccttaggtgttctatttacttttaaaacactatttatttattactcttaaattatattttattattaatctataagttaaaacatagtcatgcgAGATCTTAtatgattcgttttaatgtaaagtttattaatatcaattttttataatttttaattatacacaataaaatatattaggGATTGAATAAGCGTATTTGATAGAGTGCATAAAATACATGagacacttaaaataaataaaaaaataaacgttAATATGATGAAAATATGTGATaagataatttaaataaaatattaaataattatttttttcttaatattaatcgCAATATAATGATTAATAGTAGCAAAATCATAAGAGGTAAATATTTAATCAGAGTATTGATGATTAATATTCGAAAATATCTCCCTATTTGatagtattacttttcttttcttatagTATAAGTTTAAGAGATACTCTCCCCAGTCCCCTAGGTTCCACATTTTTCCTCCACTCCTAAATCAATATTTTTAccataaataaacaaattattaattatttaaataagttATCAAACATAAATCtcactttatattttttctttctacattttattttgtagtaacattttaatattttagctACACAACCAACACAACACCCCGAATGCAATAAGTGTTTAAAATATATTCGACTTCAAAAATgtatttacaattatgtaaaattcaacataaaatttaattttaaaccaATCTAAAACACCTGACTTAAAATTAAccaaaaatacataatttaaaaaacataaaacttcaAAACATCAAATGTTCACCCTTTTAACATTGTTGtcaaaaagaattataaatgcTATTAAATGCAGCTGCTCCTTGTAATCCCAACACTAAACTACCACTGCAGTACGTCGCCTTACTACGTAAGGCTTAAGCTACACTTTTTTACATTAGTACTTCTATGGCCTATTTGAGTATTGATGAATAGCTAGTCTTTTAAAAGatcgtctttttgagagactgTTTTTTTGAGAGACTGTatttttgagagacgtattttaAGTTCAAcgtattaaaaattaatgtttatttaccatattcttaataattacttaaaacttacttaccgtatccttaatgcttacttttaatattttaatgtctatttactttttttttagtgCATGcttagaatattttaaaaaatatataataaatcggTACATAGATCATTTCTCACGAGAATTTGTGTTAATGAATTCTTTTTAATGGTGACTTGGTAACTCAATAAGccaatgttttttttatgttctttttattttgtatttagtaTTATCTTTTACACTTAGTGCAAAATAAGTGAAATTTAGTGAAAATAGAAATTATGTTGaagaaagacaaaaaataaatggataATAAAAATGAATGGTTAAGATGGAGAGATGATATAAGTTTATAGCTTTgtatatgaaattaaaaaataagagtgAGATCATTACCTAAAAAAAGAGGTTGCAAAATCAGtgggataaa
This region includes:
- the LOC130821374 gene encoding LRR receptor-like serine/threonine-protein kinase HSL2 translates to MASSHFFSFFFLNYFISSFASLTATTDSVILIRVKNDQITDDHNGLSNWVLPNHDHPFPQPSNHCNWTGITCNSLHQVTAVNLDNLELSGTFPSGFCRIPSLRNLSISSNLFHGFVSLSLCSHLHSLNISDNNFSGELPVFSPEFSSLYVVDFSVNNFSGDIPRSFSSLFSLRVLRLDSNSITGNPIPEFLTNLTELTHLELAYNPFQASVIPSYIGKFSNLQILWLTASNLVGKIPESICLLKSLRNFDVATNSLSGEIPSCIDNLTNLFQLELFDNQLSGQLPASLGNLKGLVNFDASQNNLVGTLPESLAALPLASLNLNDNLLQGKIPAILAENKNLFQLKLFNNSFSGELPANLGLNSMLIEFDVSTNNFSGEFPANLCNGKNLEQIIAFNNKFSGNFPETYGNCNSLGYVRIQNNNFSGEIAQSFWGLPQLFFVELTNNYFQGKLPSTISNSGKLTKIQISGNLFSGNLPLEICKLSVLTVLHLGENNFSGELPNCITTLKNLQEIDLQGNKFSGEFPRNVSSWIQLTELNLSRNYFSGEIPSQLGNLPVLTYLDLSNNLFSGEIPVELTNLKLNQFNLSNNQLEGKVPGRFNREFYVSSLSGNPRLCSSDLKGLSSCPKPAPASFLLASFLAVLAFVVLTSLFLLYVSKVQSNSELRKNCPYKITFFQRIGFNEEEIFSHLIENNVIGSGGSGRVYMVTLKSGQSIAVKKLWSDRDKDLDMNLLFKSEVEILGNIRHENIVKLLFSCIGEEFRLLGYEYMANGSLGDVLHGEKGGVLLDWPRRYAIALGSAQGLAYLHHDCVPSIIHRDVKSNNILLDNKLMPKIADFGLAKALIRPGDIESIAPMSRFAGSCGYIAPEYGYTLKVTEKSDVYSFGVVLIELVTGKRPNESRLGENKDIVKWLRELAAESCDFDSANQVLDPRMNQATCNYKEIKKVIEVAILCTAPSPLSRPSMRRVVELLRNHATSTK